The sequence below is a genomic window from Salinispira pacifica.
GCTGGATGAACTTGAAAAAAACATGAAGGATATTAATGAGCACGGAAAACGGGGCGACCGGATTGTGAAGAACATGCTCATGCACTCCAGGGGCGGAAACAACAGTTTTTCACGGGAGGATCTGAACATTCTCATCGAGGAATGCGTCCACCTGGCCTACCACGGTATGCGTGCCCAGGATCAGAGCTTCAAATGCGATATCGATATGAAGCTGAGCCCCGAAGCCCCCCACATCGATATGATCCGGGCGGACCTTTCCCGGGTGCTGCTGAATCTTATGAATAATGGGTTTTACTCAGCGTATCAGAAGTACAGTGAAGACGGCAGCGGGGAGTTTCATCCCCAGCTCAGCGTATCATCCGCGTTGGTTTCTCCGGAGGAAGTCCGGATCATTATTGAGGACAACGGTAAGGGAATTCCCGCAGACATTCTGGAAAAAATCTTCACACCGTTCTTTACCACCAAACCAACCGGAAAAGGCACCGGTTTGGGACTTTCCATATCATTTGAAATCATCCGGGATGAACACGGCGGACATATGGATGTGGAAAGTGAAGAAGGAAGCTTCGCCCGCTTCACCATTGATCTGCCGGTAACCAGCAGGAAAAACCGCTGATTTTGAAAACCAGACACAGGTATAACGTACGGTACCCACGATTTCAGGAGCATATGTATGGACATATTGGTAGTTGATGATGAACCGGCAATTGTAAGACTTTTTCAGCAGCGCTTCCGCAGGGAAATCCGGGCCGGGAAGCTCACCCTTCATTTCGCCTCCGACGGCTCTGAAGCTCTGGAGATTTTTAACTCTTCAAAAGCTGAAGTTGTTATGATACTATCTGATATTAACATGCCGGGGATGAGCGGTCTTGAGCTGCTTGAGAAAATACGGGAAATGGACGACGCCATCCCTGTATATATGATCAGCGCCTATGAGAACGAGGAGTATTCACGGCAAAGTACGGAACTGGGGGCCAACGGTTTTATTCCCAAACCCCTGGATTTTGTAGGATTAAAAAAACTTCTTCAGTTGGACGAATAATATGCATAATTTTCTTGTGGTGGATGATGAGGAGAGCGTTGAGCGGTTGATCACCCAGCGCTTCAGAAAAGAAATTCGAAGCGGAGAGTACAGCTTTCACTTTGCAGGGGACGGAGAAAAAGCCATAGAAGTTCTCCGGGACTACCCCGAAATAGAAATTGTCATTACCGATATCAACATGCCCCGGATGGACGGTCTTACCCTGCTGAATCATGTGCAGGAGATTAATCCCATGGTAAAAACCATTATGGTTTCCGCCTACGGGGATCTGAAAAATATCCGGGCGTCAATGAACCGGGGAGCCTTCGATTTCATCACCAAACCCATCGACTTTGATGACCTCAGAGCCACCATGGACAAAACCATCCGCTTCGTTACCGAGCTGAAAGAGAGCCTTCGCACCATCAAGGAAAATAATCTGTTAAAAATGTATGTGAACCCTTCGGTTTTCACCGCGTTGAACGGAGGTTCCTCTGCAGCCCTTCACTCCTCTCATGCCCATACAGAGGAAGCTGCAGCCACAGAGGACGAAGCGGATTTCACCCAATTCAGCCAGAGAATTAATGCTACGGTGGCGTTTGTTGATATCTGCGGCTTCACCAAACTCAGCGAAAACCTGCCTC
It includes:
- a CDS encoding response regulator transcription factor, giving the protein MDILVVDDEPAIVRLFQQRFRREIRAGKLTLHFASDGSEALEIFNSSKAEVVMILSDINMPGMSGLELLEKIREMDDAIPVYMISAYENEEYSRQSTELGANGFIPKPLDFVGLKKLLQLDE
- a CDS encoding response regulator; the protein is MHNFLVVDDEESVERLITQRFRKEIRSGEYSFHFAGDGEKAIEVLRDYPEIEIVITDINMPRMDGLTLLNHVQEINPMVKTIMVSAYGDLKNIRASMNRGAFDFITKPIDFDDLRATMDKTIRFVTELKESLRTIKENNLLKMYVNPSVFTALNGGSSAALHSSHAHTEEAAATEDEADFTQFSQRINATVAFVDICGFTKLSENLPPDSISALLNLYFDEIARTVTKYGGTIDKFIGDAAMVVFQEGRHVLQAVRACLEAQKNLSHLLKEEIAPGFSYPGISAGINTGEMLSGNYGSPRLGRLDFTVIGDVVNTAARVESKAACGDILFPGNISGHISGEFAIESTGTYDLKNKSQPVELFRISRD